From Aptenodytes patagonicus chromosome 1, bAptPat1.pri.cur, whole genome shotgun sequence, one genomic window encodes:
- the ASB13 gene encoding ankyrin repeat and SOCS box protein 13 isoform X2 gives MESPASSGSLRGEISFWADRTPVHEAARRGEILQLQQLIESGACVNAVTYDSITPLHEASLRGQTQCVKLLLAAGAQVDARNIDGSTPLCDACASGSIECVKVLLSHGAKVNPPLYTASPLHEACMNGANVNAAKLHETALHHAAKVKNVDLVEMLIEFGGNIYARDNRGKKPSDYTWSSSPTAKCFEYYEKTPLSLSQLCRVTVRKAAGQRALEKIAKLNIPPRLIQYLSYN, from the exons ATGGAGAGCCCCGCGAGCAGCGGCTCCCTGCGGGGCGAGATCA GCTTCTGGGCCGATCGAACACCAGTGCATGAAGCAGCCAGGCGGGGAGAaatcctgcagctgcagcagctgataGAGAGCGGAGCCTGTGTCAATGCGGTCACCTATGACTCTATCACCCCGTTGCACGAGGCGAGCCTGCGAGGGCAAACGCAGTGTGTCaagctcctgctggctgcaggggcCCAG GTGGATGCCAGGAATATCGATGGCAGCACTCCGCTCTGCGATGCCTGTGCCTCGGGTAGCATAGAGTGTGTGAAAGTGCTGCTGTCCCACGGCGCCAAGGTGAACCCTCCCCTTTACACAGCATCTCCTCTCCACGAAGCCTGCATGAATG GGGCAAATGTGAATGCTGCTAAACTTCACGAGACAGCCCTCCACCATGCAGCAAAAGTGAAAAACGTAGATCTGGTGGAGATGCTGATTGAATTTGGAGGAAACATTTACGCAAGGGACAACCGAGGAAAGAAGCCATCGGATTACACCTGGAGCAGCAGTCCCACAGCAAAGTGCTTTGAGTACTACGAAA AAACGCCGCTGAGTTTGTCACAGCTTTGCAGAGTTACGGTGAGGAAAGCCGCCGGGCAGCGAGCACTGGAGAAGATTGCCAAGCTAAATATTCCTCCGCGATTAATCCAGTACCTGTCCTACAACTGA
- the ASB13 gene encoding ankyrin repeat and SOCS box protein 13 isoform X1, whose protein sequence is MESPASSGSLRGEISFWADRTPVHEAARRGEILQLQQLIESGACVNAVTYDSITPLHEASLRGQTQCVKLLLAAGAQVDARNIDGSTPLCDACASGSIECVKVLLSHGAKVNPPLYTASPLHEACMNGSSECVQLLIDVGANLEAHDCHFGTPLHVACAREHLDCAKLLLKAGANVNAAKLHETALHHAAKVKNVDLVEMLIEFGGNIYARDNRGKKPSDYTWSSSPTAKCFEYYEKTPLSLSQLCRVTVRKAAGQRALEKIAKLNIPPRLIQYLSYN, encoded by the exons ATGGAGAGCCCCGCGAGCAGCGGCTCCCTGCGGGGCGAGATCA GCTTCTGGGCCGATCGAACACCAGTGCATGAAGCAGCCAGGCGGGGAGAaatcctgcagctgcagcagctgataGAGAGCGGAGCCTGTGTCAATGCGGTCACCTATGACTCTATCACCCCGTTGCACGAGGCGAGCCTGCGAGGGCAAACGCAGTGTGTCaagctcctgctggctgcaggggcCCAG GTGGATGCCAGGAATATCGATGGCAGCACTCCGCTCTGCGATGCCTGTGCCTCGGGTAGCATAGAGTGTGTGAAAGTGCTGCTGTCCCACGGCGCCAAGGTGAACCCTCCCCTTTACACAGCATCTCCTCTCCACGAAGCCTGCATGAATG GTAGCTCAGAGTGCGTGCAACTCCTCATTGACGTCGGTGCAAACTTGGAGGCTCACGACTGCCATTTCGGGACGCCCCTACACGTGGCCTGTGCCAGGGAACATCTGGACTGTGCAAAATTGCTGCTCAAGGCAG GGGCAAATGTGAATGCTGCTAAACTTCACGAGACAGCCCTCCACCATGCAGCAAAAGTGAAAAACGTAGATCTGGTGGAGATGCTGATTGAATTTGGAGGAAACATTTACGCAAGGGACAACCGAGGAAAGAAGCCATCGGATTACACCTGGAGCAGCAGTCCCACAGCAAAGTGCTTTGAGTACTACGAAA AAACGCCGCTGAGTTTGTCACAGCTTTGCAGAGTTACGGTGAGGAAAGCCGCCGGGCAGCGAGCACTGGAGAAGATTGCCAAGCTAAATATTCCTCCGCGATTAATCCAGTACCTGTCCTACAACTGA